In Cucurbita pepo subsp. pepo cultivar mu-cu-16 chromosome LG04, ASM280686v2, whole genome shotgun sequence, the following are encoded in one genomic region:
- the LOC111792393 gene encoding DNA repair protein UVH3 isoform X1, producing the protein MGVHGLWELLAPVGRRVSVETLAGKKLAIDASIWMVQFIKAMRDERGEMVRNAHLLGFFRRICKLLFLRTKPVFVFDGATPSLKRRTLIARRRQRENAQAKVRKTAEKLLLNHLKEMRLRELAEGIKNQKQQRKQDVPKKKTLLNHNETVDGTSVSERSKSVPNSGNHENLDGMVAASIMIEENGVFSSSAPSFAGVTLPKEDRGEQSTWNQKYKNDSKGKKILSDEIHVVGSDSERMEVASRSAHQQNLDEMLAASIAAEEARGLNENVSVSSAANLAGEDMDDEDEDEEMILPEMHGVVDPSVLAALPPSVQLDLLVQMRERLMAENRQKYQRVKKDPAKFSELQIQAYLKTVAFRRDIDQVQKAASGRGVGGVQTSRIASEANREFIFSSSFTGDKQVLTSTRAEKNGDKDLQEPRVQQSLSSLNNTDIPSTSNGLAQSTPDKSGGFEDNIETFLDERGRVRVSRVRAMGMHMTRDLERNLDLMKEIEKNINANKAANPEPMQNIEICNPESSSLRSQVLDVSNEGVNESINKLDERGADSMLNEDTAIEILLEGEGGKSFDGDDDLFTHLAAENPIQMASFDMSSQKLSQDGTTDSGWKEALEGTVSDESEVDWEDGVCDHVNPVPFEDESGKSVSKGSLEEEADLQEAIRRSLEDVGDGKSAPVSLEHDQPQSQPSIVGKMAERCTSVENENVIGLEKMDSVDGMNWSNAKDSILKKGMTESSSQEKQCSEPVVLLDTTIAEQLDASYKDTSFSLQESNENSDTLKSLSRDAPRATQVGDMINSTMIEPACRMVEMDGVSTPDVDSSTKDSAFENHFKQNLPVEKHSSDLLLEEEVGKGHTVEISKAETEVTEDELKSRISILEQERLNLGDEQKRLERNAEAVSSEMFAECQELLQMFGLPYIIAPMEAEAQCAYMELANLVDGVVTDDSDVFLFGARSVYKNIFDDRKYVETYFMKDVENELGLDRNKLIRMALLLGSDYTEGISGIGIVNAVEVMNAFPEEDGLHKFKEWIESPDPSILGTLGAKTGLSARKRGQKASENDATCSNSNVRDGSASEENIDKDLKENIDVKQNFMVKHRNVSKNWHIPSEFPSEAVISAYISPQVDKSAEPFSWGKPDHFVLRRLCLEKFGWENSKADELLLPVLKEYGKHETQLRLEAFYTFNERFAKIRSKRIKKAVKSITGSKSASLMDETVPNVSVNNQINLSGETQKNMSEKCSSEIQGACSNEDNVDNRLRKPSRKRQLDREQSQPAKDRKLTMKEKGKRSRNEGSHSERGRGRGKGRGRGRLASKGKSPITEFVGTSSSDDESEFDDQKFDLENVQEPQERRKSSRVRKSASYKMDDADQDQPSDHSGYRLSNDEANDDNVVQGGYTGPETVMIHSENTECDYEIPKRSPLRDYLGTGGGFCPTEDEMSREAMCQNKDPALEASNSEDYLTLGGGFCLDDDNECVDPVAHLDQATASEVPKDGSEDDPDQSTFHPEKDIGGDQLNEDTYPHGESLLDVGDPNPASFPNSSRVGEGVQEEPKDHSARAFGGALSAMPNLRRKRKRY; encoded by the exons ATGGGAGTTCACGGTCTTTGGGAGCTTTTGGCCCCCGTCGGGCGACGTGTATCCGTTGAAACCCTAGCCGGGAAGAAGCTGGCGATTG ATGCGAGCATTTGGATGGTACAATTCATAAAGGCAATGCGTGATGAAAGAGGAGAAATGGTCCGAAACGCTCATTTACTCGGTTTCTTTCGACGGATTTGTAAACTTCTATTCTTGCGGACTAAGCCTGTTTTTGTCTTCGATGGTGCAACCCCGTCTCTCAAGCGCCGGACTCTGATTGCTCGCCGTAGGCAGCGTGAGAATGCCCAGGCTAAAGTTCGTAAGACTGCCGAGAAATTGCTTCTCAATCAT CTCAAGGAAATGAGGTTGAGAGAACTGGCTGAGGGTATAAAGAACCAGAAACAGCAGAGGAAGCAGGATGTTCCAAAAAAGAAGACCTTACTGAACCATAACGAAACTGTAGATGGTACTTCTGTTTCAGAAAGGAGCAAAAGCGTCCCAAACAGTGGCAATCATGAAAATCTGGATGGAAT GGTGGCAGCATCAATTATGATCGAGGAGAATGGGGTTTTCTCGAGTAGTGCCCCCTCTTTTGCTGGTGTCACTCttcccaaagaggacagagGTGAACAGTCAACTTGG AACCAGAAGTACAAGAATGACTCAAAGGGCAAGAAGATTTTGTCAGATGAAATTCATGTAGTGGGAAGTGATTCAGAAAGGATGGAAGTGGCCTCAAGAAGTGCCCATCAGCAAAATTTAGATGAGAT GTTGGCAGCATCTATTGCAGCAGAGGAAGCTAGAGgtttgaatgaaaatgtatCAGTATCTTCTGCTGCAAATCTGGCAGGTGAAGATAtggatgatgaagatgaagatgaagagatgATATTG CCTGAAATGCACGGGGTAGTTGATCCTTCTGTATTGGCTGCTTTGCCACCGTCAGTTCAACTTGATCTTCTTGTTCAG atgagagagagattaatGGCAGAAAACAGACAGAAATATCAAAGGGTCAAGAAG gaTCCTGCAAAGTTTTCTGAGCTACAGATACAGGCTTATCTTAAAACTGTTGCTTTTCGCCGGGATATTGATCAAGTGCAGAAGGCTGCTTCTGGGAGAGGTGTTGGTGGTGTACAGACATCAAGAATTGCCTCTGAAGCAAACAgggaatttattttttcatcatCTTTCACTGGTGATAAACA GGTACTTACATCTACTAGAGCTGAGAAGAACGGAGACAAAGACCTACAGGAACCAAGGGTTCAGCAATCTTTGAGTTCCCTGAATAATACAGACATTCCTAGTACATCCAATGGTCTGGCTCAATCAACCCCTGATAAGTCTGGGGGTTTTGAGGACAATATCGAGACATTTTTGGATGAGAGGGGACGTGTTCGAGTTAGCAGAGTGAGGGCCATGGGGATGCACATGACTCGTGATTTAGAAAGAAACTTGGATTTGATGAAAGAGATTGAGAAGAATATCAATGCAAATAAGGCTGCAAATCCTGAACCCATGCAAAATATTGAAATCTGTAATCCAGAAAGCTCTTCTCTTCGAAGCCAAGTTTTAGATGTTTCAAATGAAGGCGTCAATGAATCCATTAATAAGTTGGATGAGAGAGGTGCAGATTCTATGCTGAATGAAGACACTGCTATAGAAATATTGCTGGAAGGTGAGGGTGGGAAGTCTTTTGATGGTGATGATGATCTATTTACTCATTTAGCTGCTGAAAATCCCATTCAAATGGCTTCTTTTGACATGTCATCCCAAAAACTCTCTCAAGATGGTACTACAGATTCTGGTTGGAAGGAAGCACTTGAAGGAACAGTTAGTGATGAGAGTGAAGTCGATTGGGAGGATGGAGTTTGTGATCATGTAAACCCAGTTCCTTTTGAAGATGAATCAGGAAAGTCAGTTTCCAAAGGTTCTTTGGAGGAAGAGGCTGATTTGCAGGAGGCAATAAGAAGAAGTCTGGAGGATGTAGGAGATGGAAAATCTGCCCCTGTATCTCTTGAACATGACCAACCACAATCACAACCATCAATTGTTGGAAAAATGGCCGAACGATGTACGAGTGTCGAAAATGAGAATGTGATTGGACTTGAAAAGATGGATAGTGTTGATGGAATGAATTGGTCAAATGCCAAGGATTCTATCTTGAAGAAG GGAATGACTGAGAGTTCATCTCAAGAAAAGCAATGTTCAGAACCTGTTGTGTTGTTAGATACCACAATTGCAGAACAGTTAGATGCTTCTTATAAGGATActtcattttctcttcaaGAGTCAAATGAAAACAGTGATACTCTTAAGTCCTTATCTAGGGATGCACCTCGTGCTACTCAGGTTGGGGATATGATAAATAGTACAATGATTGAGCCTGCTTGTCGTATGGTTGAGATGGACGGTGTTAGCACTCCTGATGTTGATTCCTCCACAAAAGATTCTGCCTTCGAAAATCATTTCAAGCAGAATCTTCCTGTTGAGAAGCATAGCAGCGATCTTTTGCTCGAAGAAGAAGTTGGAAAAGGACATACAGTTGAAATTAGCAAGGCAGAGACTGAGGTTACAGAGGATGAATTGAAAAGTAGAATTTCAATTCTGGAGCAAGAACGTCTTAATCTTGGAGATGAGCAGAAAAGACTTGAGCGTAATGCTGAAGCTGTCAGCAGTGAAATGTTCGCAGAATGTCAG GAATTACTGCAAATGTTTGGCTTACCATATATTATTGCTCCTATGGAAGCAGAAGCTCAATGTGCTTATATGGAACTTGCAAACCTCGTTGATGGAGTGGTGACTGATGACTCTGACGTTTTCTTGTTTGGGGCAAGAAGTGTTTACAAGAATATATTTGATGACCGCAAATATGTTGAGACATATTTTATGAAG GACGTTGAAAATGAGCTTGGTCTGGACCGAAACAAGTTAATTCGCATGGCACTTCTGCTTGGAAGTGATTATACAGAGGGCATCAG TGGGATTGGCATTGTTAATGCTGTTGAGGTTATGAATGCATTTCCGGAGGAAGATGGACtccataaatttaaagaatggaTTGAATCACCAGATCCAAGCATTTTAGGGACGCTTGGTGCAAAAACAGGGTTAAGTGCACGTAAAAGAGGGCAAAAAGCAAGTGAGAATGACGCAACCTGCTCAAATAGCAACGTAAGGGATGGTTCTGCATCTGAAGAGAATATTGATAAAGATCTGAAGGAGAACATAGATGTTAAACAGAATTTCATGGTTAAGCAC AGAAATGTTAGCAAGAACTGGCATATCCCTTCTGAATTTCCTAGTGAAGCAGTCATTTCTGCTTACATCTCCCCACAAGTGGACAAGTCAGCAGAACCTTTCTCCTGGGGGAAGCCAGACCATTTTGTCCTTCGCAG ATTATGCTTGGAAAAATTTGGGTGGGAGAACTCAAAGGCAGATGAGTTGCTTTTGCCTGTCTTAAAAGAGTATGGCAAACATGAG ACTCAACTTCGATTGGAAGCATTTTACACTTTCAATGAAAGATTTGCTAAAATCCGCAGTAAGAGAATAAAGAAAGCTGTTAAAAGTATTACTGGGAGCAAGTCTGCCTCATTGATGGATGAAACTGTGCCGAATGTCTCcgtaaataatcaaataaatcttTCTGGTGAGACTCAGAAGAACATGTCTGAGAAGTGTTCATCAGAAATACAAGGTGCTTGCTCGAATGAAGATAACGTAGATAATAGACTCCGAAAACCTTCCAGGAAAAGGCAACTAGACAGAGAGCAATCGCAACCTGCTAAGGATCGAAAGCTAACaatgaaggaaaaaggaaagcGAAGTAGAAATGAGGGATCACATTCCGAGAGAGGTAGAGGTAGAGGGAAAGGGAGGGGGAGAGGTCGGTTGGCATCGAAAGGTAAGAGTCCTATTACTGAATTCGTCGGAACCAGCTCCAGTGATGATGAAAGTGAGTTCGATGATcaaaaatttgatttggagAACGTGCAGGAGCCtcaagaaaggagaaaa TCATCACGGGTCCGAAAATCTGCAAGTTATAAGATGGACGATGCAGATCAAGATCAACCATCAGATCACAGTGGGTATAGATTATCCAATGATGAAGCCAACGACGACAATGTGGTCCAGGGTGGGTACACAGGTCCTGAAACTGTAATGATCCATTCGGAAAATACAGAATGTGATTACGAAATACCGAAGAGATCGCCTCTAAGGGATTATCTTGGAACTGGAGGTGGTTTCTGTCCAACAGAAGATGAAATGAGCCGGGAAGCAATGTGCCAGAATAAAGACCCTGCCTTGGAGGCTAGCAACAGTGAAGACTACCTCACACTGGGGGGTGGGTTCTGCTTAGATGACGATAACGAATGTGTTGACCCGGTTGCACATCTCGACCAAGCAACCGCATCAGAGGTCCCCAAAGATGGCTCTGAAGATGATCCTGACCAATCAACCTTCCATCCTGAAAAAGATATAGGCGGAGACCAGCTCAATGAAGATACGTATCCACACGGAGAATCTCTACTCGATGTGGGCGACCCAAATCCTGCAAGTTTTCCAAACTCTTCCCGGGTAGGTGAGGGCGTGCAAGAGGAACCCAAGGATCATTCTGCCCGGGCATTTGGAGGGGCTCTTAGTGCCATGCCTAAtttgagaagaaagagaaagaggtaCTGA
- the LOC111792393 gene encoding DNA repair protein UVH3 isoform X2 has protein sequence MTTCFPDSFCSLKEMRLRELAEGIKNQKQQRKQDVPKKKTLLNHNETVDGTSVSERSKSVPNSGNHENLDGMVAASIMIEENGVFSSSAPSFAGVTLPKEDRGEQSTWNQKYKNDSKGKKILSDEIHVVGSDSERMEVASRSAHQQNLDEMLAASIAAEEARGLNENVSVSSAANLAGEDMDDEDEDEEMILPEMHGVVDPSVLAALPPSVQLDLLVQMRERLMAENRQKYQRVKKDPAKFSELQIQAYLKTVAFRRDIDQVQKAASGRGVGGVQTSRIASEANREFIFSSSFTGDKQVLTSTRAEKNGDKDLQEPRVQQSLSSLNNTDIPSTSNGLAQSTPDKSGGFEDNIETFLDERGRVRVSRVRAMGMHMTRDLERNLDLMKEIEKNINANKAANPEPMQNIEICNPESSSLRSQVLDVSNEGVNESINKLDERGADSMLNEDTAIEILLEGEGGKSFDGDDDLFTHLAAENPIQMASFDMSSQKLSQDGTTDSGWKEALEGTVSDESEVDWEDGVCDHVNPVPFEDESGKSVSKGSLEEEADLQEAIRRSLEDVGDGKSAPVSLEHDQPQSQPSIVGKMAERCTSVENENVIGLEKMDSVDGMNWSNAKDSILKKGMTESSSQEKQCSEPVVLLDTTIAEQLDASYKDTSFSLQESNENSDTLKSLSRDAPRATQVGDMINSTMIEPACRMVEMDGVSTPDVDSSTKDSAFENHFKQNLPVEKHSSDLLLEEEVGKGHTVEISKAETEVTEDELKSRISILEQERLNLGDEQKRLERNAEAVSSEMFAECQELLQMFGLPYIIAPMEAEAQCAYMELANLVDGVVTDDSDVFLFGARSVYKNIFDDRKYVETYFMKDVENELGLDRNKLIRMALLLGSDYTEGISGIGIVNAVEVMNAFPEEDGLHKFKEWIESPDPSILGTLGAKTGLSARKRGQKASENDATCSNSNVRDGSASEENIDKDLKENIDVKQNFMVKHRNVSKNWHIPSEFPSEAVISAYISPQVDKSAEPFSWGKPDHFVLRRLCLEKFGWENSKADELLLPVLKEYGKHETQLRLEAFYTFNERFAKIRSKRIKKAVKSITGSKSASLMDETVPNVSVNNQINLSGETQKNMSEKCSSEIQGACSNEDNVDNRLRKPSRKRQLDREQSQPAKDRKLTMKEKGKRSRNEGSHSERGRGRGKGRGRGRLASKGKSPITEFVGTSSSDDESEFDDQKFDLENVQEPQERRKSSRVRKSASYKMDDADQDQPSDHSGYRLSNDEANDDNVVQGGYTGPETVMIHSENTECDYEIPKRSPLRDYLGTGGGFCPTEDEMSREAMCQNKDPALEASNSEDYLTLGGGFCLDDDNECVDPVAHLDQATASEVPKDGSEDDPDQSTFHPEKDIGGDQLNEDTYPHGESLLDVGDPNPASFPNSSRVGEGVQEEPKDHSARAFGGALSAMPNLRRKRKRY, from the exons ATGACTACCTGCTTCCCAGATAGCTTTTGTTCG CTCAAGGAAATGAGGTTGAGAGAACTGGCTGAGGGTATAAAGAACCAGAAACAGCAGAGGAAGCAGGATGTTCCAAAAAAGAAGACCTTACTGAACCATAACGAAACTGTAGATGGTACTTCTGTTTCAGAAAGGAGCAAAAGCGTCCCAAACAGTGGCAATCATGAAAATCTGGATGGAAT GGTGGCAGCATCAATTATGATCGAGGAGAATGGGGTTTTCTCGAGTAGTGCCCCCTCTTTTGCTGGTGTCACTCttcccaaagaggacagagGTGAACAGTCAACTTGG AACCAGAAGTACAAGAATGACTCAAAGGGCAAGAAGATTTTGTCAGATGAAATTCATGTAGTGGGAAGTGATTCAGAAAGGATGGAAGTGGCCTCAAGAAGTGCCCATCAGCAAAATTTAGATGAGAT GTTGGCAGCATCTATTGCAGCAGAGGAAGCTAGAGgtttgaatgaaaatgtatCAGTATCTTCTGCTGCAAATCTGGCAGGTGAAGATAtggatgatgaagatgaagatgaagagatgATATTG CCTGAAATGCACGGGGTAGTTGATCCTTCTGTATTGGCTGCTTTGCCACCGTCAGTTCAACTTGATCTTCTTGTTCAG atgagagagagattaatGGCAGAAAACAGACAGAAATATCAAAGGGTCAAGAAG gaTCCTGCAAAGTTTTCTGAGCTACAGATACAGGCTTATCTTAAAACTGTTGCTTTTCGCCGGGATATTGATCAAGTGCAGAAGGCTGCTTCTGGGAGAGGTGTTGGTGGTGTACAGACATCAAGAATTGCCTCTGAAGCAAACAgggaatttattttttcatcatCTTTCACTGGTGATAAACA GGTACTTACATCTACTAGAGCTGAGAAGAACGGAGACAAAGACCTACAGGAACCAAGGGTTCAGCAATCTTTGAGTTCCCTGAATAATACAGACATTCCTAGTACATCCAATGGTCTGGCTCAATCAACCCCTGATAAGTCTGGGGGTTTTGAGGACAATATCGAGACATTTTTGGATGAGAGGGGACGTGTTCGAGTTAGCAGAGTGAGGGCCATGGGGATGCACATGACTCGTGATTTAGAAAGAAACTTGGATTTGATGAAAGAGATTGAGAAGAATATCAATGCAAATAAGGCTGCAAATCCTGAACCCATGCAAAATATTGAAATCTGTAATCCAGAAAGCTCTTCTCTTCGAAGCCAAGTTTTAGATGTTTCAAATGAAGGCGTCAATGAATCCATTAATAAGTTGGATGAGAGAGGTGCAGATTCTATGCTGAATGAAGACACTGCTATAGAAATATTGCTGGAAGGTGAGGGTGGGAAGTCTTTTGATGGTGATGATGATCTATTTACTCATTTAGCTGCTGAAAATCCCATTCAAATGGCTTCTTTTGACATGTCATCCCAAAAACTCTCTCAAGATGGTACTACAGATTCTGGTTGGAAGGAAGCACTTGAAGGAACAGTTAGTGATGAGAGTGAAGTCGATTGGGAGGATGGAGTTTGTGATCATGTAAACCCAGTTCCTTTTGAAGATGAATCAGGAAAGTCAGTTTCCAAAGGTTCTTTGGAGGAAGAGGCTGATTTGCAGGAGGCAATAAGAAGAAGTCTGGAGGATGTAGGAGATGGAAAATCTGCCCCTGTATCTCTTGAACATGACCAACCACAATCACAACCATCAATTGTTGGAAAAATGGCCGAACGATGTACGAGTGTCGAAAATGAGAATGTGATTGGACTTGAAAAGATGGATAGTGTTGATGGAATGAATTGGTCAAATGCCAAGGATTCTATCTTGAAGAAG GGAATGACTGAGAGTTCATCTCAAGAAAAGCAATGTTCAGAACCTGTTGTGTTGTTAGATACCACAATTGCAGAACAGTTAGATGCTTCTTATAAGGATActtcattttctcttcaaGAGTCAAATGAAAACAGTGATACTCTTAAGTCCTTATCTAGGGATGCACCTCGTGCTACTCAGGTTGGGGATATGATAAATAGTACAATGATTGAGCCTGCTTGTCGTATGGTTGAGATGGACGGTGTTAGCACTCCTGATGTTGATTCCTCCACAAAAGATTCTGCCTTCGAAAATCATTTCAAGCAGAATCTTCCTGTTGAGAAGCATAGCAGCGATCTTTTGCTCGAAGAAGAAGTTGGAAAAGGACATACAGTTGAAATTAGCAAGGCAGAGACTGAGGTTACAGAGGATGAATTGAAAAGTAGAATTTCAATTCTGGAGCAAGAACGTCTTAATCTTGGAGATGAGCAGAAAAGACTTGAGCGTAATGCTGAAGCTGTCAGCAGTGAAATGTTCGCAGAATGTCAG GAATTACTGCAAATGTTTGGCTTACCATATATTATTGCTCCTATGGAAGCAGAAGCTCAATGTGCTTATATGGAACTTGCAAACCTCGTTGATGGAGTGGTGACTGATGACTCTGACGTTTTCTTGTTTGGGGCAAGAAGTGTTTACAAGAATATATTTGATGACCGCAAATATGTTGAGACATATTTTATGAAG GACGTTGAAAATGAGCTTGGTCTGGACCGAAACAAGTTAATTCGCATGGCACTTCTGCTTGGAAGTGATTATACAGAGGGCATCAG TGGGATTGGCATTGTTAATGCTGTTGAGGTTATGAATGCATTTCCGGAGGAAGATGGACtccataaatttaaagaatggaTTGAATCACCAGATCCAAGCATTTTAGGGACGCTTGGTGCAAAAACAGGGTTAAGTGCACGTAAAAGAGGGCAAAAAGCAAGTGAGAATGACGCAACCTGCTCAAATAGCAACGTAAGGGATGGTTCTGCATCTGAAGAGAATATTGATAAAGATCTGAAGGAGAACATAGATGTTAAACAGAATTTCATGGTTAAGCAC AGAAATGTTAGCAAGAACTGGCATATCCCTTCTGAATTTCCTAGTGAAGCAGTCATTTCTGCTTACATCTCCCCACAAGTGGACAAGTCAGCAGAACCTTTCTCCTGGGGGAAGCCAGACCATTTTGTCCTTCGCAG ATTATGCTTGGAAAAATTTGGGTGGGAGAACTCAAAGGCAGATGAGTTGCTTTTGCCTGTCTTAAAAGAGTATGGCAAACATGAG ACTCAACTTCGATTGGAAGCATTTTACACTTTCAATGAAAGATTTGCTAAAATCCGCAGTAAGAGAATAAAGAAAGCTGTTAAAAGTATTACTGGGAGCAAGTCTGCCTCATTGATGGATGAAACTGTGCCGAATGTCTCcgtaaataatcaaataaatcttTCTGGTGAGACTCAGAAGAACATGTCTGAGAAGTGTTCATCAGAAATACAAGGTGCTTGCTCGAATGAAGATAACGTAGATAATAGACTCCGAAAACCTTCCAGGAAAAGGCAACTAGACAGAGAGCAATCGCAACCTGCTAAGGATCGAAAGCTAACaatgaaggaaaaaggaaagcGAAGTAGAAATGAGGGATCACATTCCGAGAGAGGTAGAGGTAGAGGGAAAGGGAGGGGGAGAGGTCGGTTGGCATCGAAAGGTAAGAGTCCTATTACTGAATTCGTCGGAACCAGCTCCAGTGATGATGAAAGTGAGTTCGATGATcaaaaatttgatttggagAACGTGCAGGAGCCtcaagaaaggagaaaa TCATCACGGGTCCGAAAATCTGCAAGTTATAAGATGGACGATGCAGATCAAGATCAACCATCAGATCACAGTGGGTATAGATTATCCAATGATGAAGCCAACGACGACAATGTGGTCCAGGGTGGGTACACAGGTCCTGAAACTGTAATGATCCATTCGGAAAATACAGAATGTGATTACGAAATACCGAAGAGATCGCCTCTAAGGGATTATCTTGGAACTGGAGGTGGTTTCTGTCCAACAGAAGATGAAATGAGCCGGGAAGCAATGTGCCAGAATAAAGACCCTGCCTTGGAGGCTAGCAACAGTGAAGACTACCTCACACTGGGGGGTGGGTTCTGCTTAGATGACGATAACGAATGTGTTGACCCGGTTGCACATCTCGACCAAGCAACCGCATCAGAGGTCCCCAAAGATGGCTCTGAAGATGATCCTGACCAATCAACCTTCCATCCTGAAAAAGATATAGGCGGAGACCAGCTCAATGAAGATACGTATCCACACGGAGAATCTCTACTCGATGTGGGCGACCCAAATCCTGCAAGTTTTCCAAACTCTTCCCGGGTAGGTGAGGGCGTGCAAGAGGAACCCAAGGATCATTCTGCCCGGGCATTTGGAGGGGCTCTTAGTGCCATGCCTAAtttgagaagaaagagaaagaggtaCTGA